One stretch of Chlamydia abortus DNA includes these proteins:
- the nusA gene encoding transcription termination factor NusA, with protein MNKDLVAIFDYMEKEKGIQRPVIIGAIESALKIAAKKTLRDDANVSVNINPKTGDIEVFCEKEIVEVCENPSKEIPLDKAREYDPECEIGQYMDVPFVSEHFGRIAAHAARQIIGQKLRHAERDVIYEEYRHRVNEILSGVVKRFAKGSNLIIDLGKVEGLLPARCYPKTEKHKVGDKIYALLYEVQESENGGAEVILSRSHPEFVKQLFLQEVPELEEGSVEIVKIAREAGYRTKIAVSSSDPKTDPVGAFVGMRGSRVKNIIRELNDEKIDIVNYSPVTTELLQNLLCPIEIQKIAVLEDDKVIAIVVQDADYATVIGQRGINARLISQILDYELEVQRMSEYNKLLEIQRLQLAEFDSPLLDEPLEMEGISKLVVQNLVHAGYDTIRKVLLASANDLASVPGISLELAYKILEQVSKYGEGKVDEKPKIED; from the coding sequence ATGAATAAAGATCTTGTAGCTATTTTTGACTACATGGAGAAGGAAAAAGGAATTCAACGCCCTGTTATCATAGGAGCTATTGAATCGGCCTTAAAAATTGCAGCGAAAAAAACACTAAGAGATGATGCTAACGTTTCTGTAAATATTAATCCTAAGACTGGTGATATCGAAGTTTTCTGTGAGAAAGAAATCGTAGAAGTATGTGAAAATCCCAGTAAAGAGATTCCTTTAGACAAAGCTAGAGAATACGATCCTGAATGCGAAATTGGGCAGTACATGGACGTTCCCTTTGTTTCTGAACATTTTGGCAGAATTGCTGCTCACGCTGCCCGACAAATCATCGGCCAGAAATTACGCCATGCAGAAAGAGATGTGATCTATGAAGAGTATCGTCATAGGGTCAATGAAATCCTTTCTGGAGTTGTTAAGCGATTTGCAAAAGGATCCAACTTAATCATAGATTTAGGGAAGGTGGAAGGTCTCCTACCAGCTCGTTGTTACCCTAAAACAGAAAAGCATAAAGTTGGTGATAAGATTTATGCTCTGTTGTACGAGGTGCAGGAGTCAGAAAATGGGGGTGCTGAAGTTATCCTCAGCCGTAGCCATCCTGAATTTGTGAAGCAACTTTTCTTGCAAGAAGTTCCAGAACTAGAAGAAGGCTCTGTAGAAATTGTTAAAATTGCTCGTGAAGCAGGCTACAGAACTAAAATAGCTGTAAGTTCATCCGATCCAAAAACAGATCCTGTGGGCGCTTTTGTTGGAATGAGAGGTTCTCGAGTGAAAAATATCATTCGAGAATTAAATGACGAAAAAATAGATATTGTAAACTATTCTCCTGTGACTACAGAATTGTTGCAAAATTTGCTTTGCCCCATAGAAATTCAAAAGATTGCAGTTTTAGAAGATGACAAAGTTATTGCTATAGTCGTTCAGGATGCTGATTACGCAACCGTAATTGGTCAGCGAGGAATCAATGCTCGTTTGATTAGTCAAATCTTAGACTATGAACTCGAAGTTCAACGTATGAGCGAATACAATAAACTATTAGAAATTCAACGCCTACAGTTAGCGGAATTTGATAGCCCTCTATTAGATGAGCCGCTAGAGATGGAAGGCATTAGTAAGTTGGTTGTCCAGAATCTTGTACACGCAGGATACGACACGATCAGAAAGGTATTATTAGCCAGTGCTAATGATCTTGCTTCTGTTCCTGGAATCAGTTTAGAACTTGCTTATAAGATCCTTGAGCAAGTCAGCAAATATGGAGAAGGCAAAGTTGACGAAAAACCTAAAATTGAAGATTAA
- the rpsA gene encoding 30S ribosomal protein S1, producing the protein MPKQSEYTWGSKKILDTIDCLSEDVVEFKDLLCSTHGITSSDEEPTSEIQPGAILKGTVVDINKDFVVVDVGLKSEGVIPMSEFIESSEGLVLGAEVEVYLDQTEDEEGKVVLSREKATRQRQWEHILAHCEEGSIVKGQIIRKVKGGLIVDIGMEAFLPGSQIDNKKIKNLDDYVGKVCEFKILKINIDRRNVVVSRRELLEAERISKKAELIEQITIGERRKGIVKNITDFGVFLDLDGIDGLLHITDMTWKRIRHPSEMVELNQELEVVILSVDKEKGRVALGLKQKEHNPWEDIEKKYPPGKRITGKIVKLLPYGAFIEIEEGIEGLIHVSEMSWVKNVVDPSEVVNKGDEVEAIVLSIQKDEGKISLGLKQTEHNPWDNIEEKYPIGLHVRAEIKNLTNYGAFVELEPGIEGLIHISDMSWIKKVSHPSELFKKGSIVEAVILSVDKESKKITLGVKQLSSNPWNEIEEMFPTGSVISGVVTKITAFGAFVELQNGIEGLIHVSELSEKPFSKIEDIISIGDSVSAKVIKLDPDHKKVSLSVKEYLADKQHDQTDTDIDDLDLEDLVSSDKKKKGK; encoded by the coding sequence ATGCCAAAACAATCCGAATACACTTGGGGATCCAAAAAAATTCTTGATACTATAGATTGCCTCTCGGAAGACGTTGTTGAATTCAAAGATCTTCTCTGCTCAACACACGGAATTACTTCAAGCGATGAGGAACCTACCAGTGAGATACAACCTGGCGCCATCCTAAAAGGTACTGTAGTTGATATCAATAAGGACTTCGTAGTCGTTGACGTTGGACTGAAATCCGAAGGGGTGATTCCGATGTCAGAATTCATCGAATCCTCTGAAGGCTTGGTTCTTGGTGCTGAAGTAGAGGTATACTTAGACCAAACGGAAGATGAAGAAGGAAAGGTTGTTTTATCCAGAGAAAAAGCTACTCGCCAAAGACAATGGGAACACATTTTAGCTCACTGTGAAGAAGGTTCCATTGTCAAAGGACAAATTATACGCAAAGTCAAAGGTGGTCTCATTGTTGATATTGGGATGGAAGCTTTCCTCCCCGGTTCCCAAATTGATAATAAGAAAATTAAGAACTTAGATGATTATGTAGGCAAGGTCTGCGAATTCAAAATCTTGAAAATCAACATTGATAGAAGAAATGTTGTTGTTTCAAGAAGAGAACTCCTAGAAGCTGAACGAATTTCTAAAAAAGCAGAACTTATTGAACAAATCACTATTGGCGAACGCCGTAAAGGTATCGTTAAAAACATTACAGATTTCGGTGTATTCTTAGACCTAGATGGTATCGATGGTCTCCTCCATATTACAGATATGACATGGAAACGCATTCGTCATCCATCTGAAATGGTAGAACTCAATCAAGAACTCGAAGTTGTGATTCTTAGCGTTGATAAAGAAAAAGGTCGTGTTGCCCTTGGTCTTAAACAAAAAGAACACAATCCATGGGAAGACATTGAGAAGAAATATCCTCCAGGAAAACGCATTACTGGTAAAATTGTTAAGCTTCTCCCCTACGGAGCCTTTATCGAAATTGAAGAAGGTATTGAAGGTTTAATTCACGTCTCTGAAATGTCGTGGGTTAAAAATGTTGTCGATCCTAGTGAAGTAGTCAACAAAGGTGATGAAGTCGAAGCCATCGTTTTATCTATTCAAAAAGATGAAGGTAAAATTTCTTTAGGTCTAAAACAAACAGAACACAATCCGTGGGATAATATCGAAGAGAAATATCCCATTGGTTTACACGTACGTGCAGAAATTAAAAATCTTACAAATTATGGTGCCTTTGTTGAATTAGAGCCTGGTATTGAAGGCTTAATTCATATCTCTGACATGAGTTGGATTAAAAAGGTATCCCACCCTTCAGAACTCTTCAAAAAAGGTAGTATTGTTGAAGCTGTTATCCTCTCAGTAGATAAAGAAAGTAAAAAAATCACTCTAGGAGTCAAACAGCTAAGTTCAAATCCTTGGAATGAAATTGAAGAAATGTTCCCCACGGGAAGCGTGATTTCTGGAGTTGTAACTAAAATTACAGCATTCGGAGCGTTTGTAGAACTGCAAAACGGTATAGAAGGTCTGATTCACGTTTCAGAGCTCTCTGAAAAGCCTTTTTCAAAAATTGAAGATATTATCTCAATAGGCGATTCAGTATCTGCAAAAGTTATCAAACTGGATCCTGATCATAAAAAGGTATCTCTTTCAGTGAAAGAATACTTAGCTGATAAACAGCATGATCAAACAGATACTGATATAGATGATTTGGACTTAGAAGATTTAGTTAGTTCAGATAAAAAGAAAAAAGGGAAATAA
- the trxB gene encoding thioredoxin-disulfide reductase, with product MTYAKVIIIGSGPAGYTAAIYASRALLSPILFEGFFSGVAGGQLMTTTEVENFPGFPEGILGPKLMENMKSQSSRFGTQILPKDVTSVDFTIRPFVVMSNEEKYTCDACIIATGASAKRLEIPGAADNEFWQKGVTACAVCDGASPIFKNKDLYVIGGGDSALEEAIFLTRYGKRVFVVHRRDTLRASKAMIKKAESNEKISFLWNSSIVKISGDTFVRSVDILNNVSKEVSTRDAGGVFFAIGHRPNTDFLGGQLALDEHGYIITEPGTCRTSIPGVFAAGDVQDKHYRQAIIAAGSGCMAALEAERFLN from the coding sequence ATGACTTACGCTAAAGTAATTATTATCGGCTCTGGCCCTGCAGGTTATACTGCAGCGATTTATGCTTCAAGAGCACTTTTAAGTCCTATTTTATTCGAGGGCTTTTTTTCCGGTGTTGCCGGTGGTCAATTAATGACTACTACTGAAGTAGAAAATTTCCCTGGATTCCCTGAAGGCATACTAGGTCCAAAATTAATGGAGAATATGAAATCCCAGTCTAGTCGTTTTGGAACTCAAATTCTTCCAAAAGATGTGACTTCAGTGGATTTCACTATACGTCCTTTTGTAGTAATGTCCAACGAAGAAAAATATACCTGTGACGCGTGTATTATAGCAACGGGAGCTTCTGCAAAGCGTTTAGAAATTCCCGGAGCCGCTGACAACGAATTCTGGCAAAAAGGCGTTACAGCTTGTGCTGTGTGTGACGGCGCCTCTCCTATTTTTAAAAATAAAGACTTGTATGTTATTGGCGGTGGAGATTCTGCTTTAGAAGAAGCAATTTTTCTGACTCGGTATGGAAAGCGTGTCTTTGTGGTACATAGAAGGGATACGTTAAGAGCTTCTAAAGCGATGATAAAAAAGGCAGAGTCGAATGAAAAGATCTCTTTCCTTTGGAATAGTTCAATAGTAAAAATTTCCGGAGATACCTTTGTTCGTTCTGTTGATATTTTAAACAATGTTTCTAAAGAGGTTTCTACTCGGGATGCAGGAGGCGTATTTTTTGCTATAGGACATAGGCCGAATACGGATTTCTTAGGTGGTCAGCTAGCTTTAGATGAACATGGTTATATCATTACTGAACCAGGTACTTGCAGAACCTCTATTCCAGGAGTATTTGCTGCTGGGGATGTTCAGGATAAACATTATCGACAAGCCATCATAGCTGCGGGCAGTGGGTGTATGGCTGCTTTAGAGGCCGAACGTTTCTTAAATTAA
- the acpS gene encoding holo-ACP synthase — protein sequence MQIAHIGTDIIEISRIRKAIKTHNQRMLNKIFTKKEQVYCLRLIDPCPSLAARFAGKEAVAKALGTGIGKIVGWKDIEILKISKQPEVFLPERVYQKLGISKVLLSISHSREYATAMAIALI from the coding sequence ATGCAGATTGCACATATAGGAACTGATATTATTGAAATTTCCCGAATTCGGAAAGCGATAAAGACACACAATCAAAGAATGCTTAATAAAATCTTCACAAAAAAGGAACAGGTATATTGTTTAAGACTCATAGACCCTTGTCCTTCTTTAGCCGCTAGGTTTGCAGGGAAAGAAGCTGTAGCTAAAGCCCTAGGAACTGGAATAGGAAAGATTGTCGGTTGGAAAGATATAGAGATCCTGAAAATATCAAAACAACCCGAAGTCTTTTTACCAGAAAGGGTGTATCAAAAATTAGGAATCTCCAAAGTCTTGTTATCAATCAGCCATAGTCGTGAGTACGCCACAGCTATGGCAATAGCATTAATTTAA
- a CDS encoding prolipoprotein diacylglyceryl transferase, with the protein MRIFLSAIYWNHSKFLWNSENWPLRVSWYGLCFSLGILLTFILGIYLALSSYTEEDKTKFSKRQLRVALEDFALYSLLFIIPGSRIAYILFYGGNFYFNNPQEIFKVWHGGLASHGGMVGLILWAILFSRIYRKKLPILTFLFLCDLCASVFGCAAFMIRIGNFMNQEIVGKPTNLPWGIIFSSPTQGVLGVPTHPVQLYEGVSYLLLSIILFFLSYKRYFRLGSGWATALGLVGISLIRFVAEFFKSPQGKVIEPDSWLTMGQILSLPLFVLGLSLGVVCFLKNKKDKTSISSAK; encoded by the coding sequence ATGCGAATCTTCTTATCAGCGATATACTGGAATCATTCAAAATTTCTATGGAACTCAGAAAACTGGCCTCTCCGAGTGTCTTGGTATGGTCTATGTTTTTCTCTGGGGATTTTGCTTACCTTTATCTTGGGTATTTATCTCGCGCTATCTTCCTATACTGAAGAAGATAAAACCAAATTTTCTAAGAGACAACTTCGTGTAGCTTTGGAGGATTTCGCTTTATATTCTCTGTTATTTATCATTCCTGGATCACGTATAGCTTATATTTTATTTTATGGAGGCAATTTTTATTTCAATAATCCTCAAGAGATTTTCAAAGTATGGCATGGGGGATTAGCCAGCCACGGAGGTATGGTAGGCTTAATTCTATGGGCCATCCTATTCTCTCGGATATATAGAAAAAAACTTCCCATATTGACCTTTTTGTTTCTTTGTGATCTTTGTGCGTCCGTATTTGGTTGTGCGGCTTTTATGATTCGTATTGGAAATTTTATGAACCAAGAAATTGTAGGAAAACCAACCAACCTTCCTTGGGGGATTATTTTCTCATCTCCTACTCAAGGCGTATTGGGGGTGCCTACACACCCAGTACAGTTGTATGAAGGAGTGAGTTATTTATTGCTTTCTATCATCTTGTTCTTCTTAAGTTATAAACGTTATTTTCGTTTAGGCTCTGGGTGGGCCACAGCCTTGGGATTAGTGGGTATATCTTTGATTCGTTTTGTTGCTGAGTTTTTTAAAAGCCCTCAAGGTAAAGTGATAGAGCCTGATAGTTGGTTAACCATGGGTCAAATACTGTCCTTGCCTTTATTTGTACTCGGTCTATCTTTAGGAGTCGTATGCTTCCTTAAAAATAAGAAAGATAAGACTTCTATTTCATCAGCAAAATAG
- the yidC gene encoding membrane protein insertase YidC, whose product MNKRSLLFVSLVGMAFVGCQIFFGYNDFRSCKALTEKQKTISEQVLAATKSMGLGVSPWTTHPDEEVNKNHYAVCIGDRLLLLNQGNSASSVYSSGSRWDFIEETTACDNIHVALYGETGKSTVPSHTGKVFLPVTSEALPVLVVEFRNNQEPIVFLGQYKQDEGKVYNKDSQVYGTSLVFWRSGNEYLPLGIYNSKEERLESLDLPMTKAAIFSNSRETNTDTHSGQYFVLSNEYMQLVISQESGAIEGINLPFSSEDSKSIVNEIGFDRDLKSQVPSEASFPGLPSVGPNNQIVSDTIGGYYPLLRRGILSDSKKRTPASYHALNIVSGRDLVNPVTSGYRVSVFNSNVLELESYDGSIKKTYTFPEQQPYAFEVAVGLNRSSDDMWITSGVPEVEIMSNTFSPAIKYRVIKKNKGQLDKVKLPKSKDPLSLRSGVYPQWILNSNGYFGIILSPLTDIPAGYAAAYVSGNSVPTRLSSLYPKNQAYPASKYPGYETLLPLPKEEGTYRFLVYAGPLAEPTLKALDRAYTNPKGENSQYLDCITFRGLFAFITEPFAALLFIIMKFFKMITGSWGISIILLTVFLKLLLYPLNAWSIRSMRRMQKLSPYIQEIQQKYKKEPKRAQMEVMALYKTNKVNPITGCLPLLIQLPFLIAMFDLLKSSFLLRGASFIPGWIDNLTAPDVLFSWTTPVWFIGNEFHLLPILLGVVMFIQQKLSALQKKGPVTDQQRQQEAMGTMMALLFTFMFYNFPSGLNIYWFSSMLLGLIQQWVTNKILDRQHLKNEITVNKKKQR is encoded by the coding sequence ATGAATAAACGTTCATTGTTGTTTGTTTCTTTAGTTGGCATGGCTTTTGTCGGATGCCAAATCTTTTTTGGTTATAATGATTTTCGCTCTTGCAAAGCTCTTACAGAGAAACAAAAAACAATTTCAGAACAAGTGCTTGCAGCAACTAAGTCTATGGGTCTAGGTGTTTCTCCCTGGACAACACACCCAGATGAAGAAGTAAATAAGAATCATTACGCAGTGTGTATTGGAGATAGACTTCTCCTATTGAATCAAGGGAATTCAGCAAGTTCAGTTTATTCTTCTGGATCTCGTTGGGATTTTATAGAAGAGACAACAGCTTGTGATAATATTCACGTTGCTTTGTACGGGGAAACAGGTAAATCGACAGTACCTTCACATACAGGAAAGGTATTTCTTCCTGTAACCAGCGAAGCTCTTCCTGTTTTAGTCGTGGAGTTTCGTAATAATCAAGAACCTATAGTTTTCTTAGGTCAATATAAGCAGGATGAAGGTAAGGTTTATAATAAAGACAGTCAAGTTTACGGAACGTCTTTAGTGTTCTGGAGGTCGGGTAATGAATACCTACCTTTAGGTATTTATAATTCTAAGGAAGAAAGATTAGAATCCTTAGATCTTCCAATGACTAAAGCTGCTATTTTTAGCAATTCTCGTGAAACAAATACAGACACCCATTCTGGCCAGTATTTTGTTCTGTCTAATGAATACATGCAATTAGTGATTTCTCAAGAGAGTGGTGCTATAGAAGGCATTAACCTTCCTTTCTCTTCAGAAGATAGCAAGAGTATAGTTAATGAAATTGGTTTTGATAGAGATTTGAAATCTCAAGTGCCTAGTGAGGCTTCTTTCCCTGGGCTACCTTCTGTAGGACCAAATAACCAAATAGTCTCTGATACTATAGGAGGATATTATCCTTTGTTGCGTAGGGGGATTCTTTCTGATTCGAAGAAACGCACACCTGCTAGTTATCATGCTTTAAATATTGTTTCGGGTAGAGACCTTGTCAATCCGGTTACTTCTGGATATCGAGTTTCTGTCTTCAACAGCAATGTATTGGAATTAGAGAGCTACGACGGCTCTATTAAGAAAACTTATACATTTCCTGAGCAACAACCCTATGCTTTTGAGGTTGCTGTTGGTTTAAATCGTTCTAGTGACGATATGTGGATAACTTCAGGTGTCCCTGAAGTTGAAATTATGTCCAATACATTTAGTCCAGCTATTAAATACCGCGTGATTAAAAAGAATAAAGGACAGTTGGATAAGGTGAAACTGCCTAAGTCTAAAGATCCATTATCTTTGCGTAGTGGAGTGTATCCTCAATGGATACTCAATTCCAATGGATATTTCGGTATTATTTTATCTCCGCTCACAGATATACCTGCTGGATACGCTGCTGCTTATGTTTCTGGAAATTCTGTTCCTACACGCTTATCTTCGCTATATCCTAAAAATCAAGCGTATCCTGCTTCTAAATATCCGGGATATGAAACCTTACTTCCTTTACCCAAGGAAGAAGGCACGTATCGTTTTCTGGTCTACGCCGGACCTTTAGCAGAACCTACTTTAAAGGCTTTAGATCGAGCATATACAAATCCTAAAGGTGAAAACTCTCAGTATCTTGATTGTATAACTTTCCGAGGACTATTCGCTTTTATTACTGAGCCTTTTGCAGCTTTACTTTTTATCATTATGAAGTTTTTCAAAATGATCACAGGCTCTTGGGGAATTTCTATTATTCTGCTTACAGTATTTTTAAAATTATTATTATACCCATTAAATGCTTGGTCTATACGTTCCATGAGACGTATGCAAAAGCTGTCTCCTTATATTCAGGAAATTCAACAAAAGTATAAGAAAGAGCCTAAGCGAGCCCAAATGGAAGTGATGGCTTTATATAAGACAAATAAGGTGAATCCTATAACAGGCTGTTTGCCTTTATTGATTCAATTGCCTTTTCTTATCGCTATGTTTGATTTATTAAAATCCTCATTCCTTCTTCGTGGCGCCTCTTTCATTCCAGGATGGATTGATAATTTAACAGCTCCGGATGTTTTGTTCTCTTGGACGACACCAGTTTGGTTTATTGGCAACGAATTTCATCTTCTTCCCATCTTGTTGGGGGTTGTCATGTTCATCCAGCAAAAGCTTTCAGCTTTGCAGAAAAAAGGACCTGTTACAGATCAACAAAGACAACAGGAAGCAATGGGGACTATGATGGCTCTTTTGTTTACCTTTATGTTTTATAATTTCCCTTCAGGTCTAAATATTTATTGGTTTTCCTCTATGCTTCTTGGGTTGATCCAGCAGTGGGTGACTAATAAGATTTTGGACAGGCAGCATCTGAAAAACGAAATCACTGTTAATAAGAAAAAGCAAAGGTAA
- the dnaA gene encoding chromosomal replication initiator protein DnaA, whose protein sequence is MRAWEDFLLLQEKEIGTSTVDKWLRSLKVLCFDACNLYLEAKDSFQVTWFEEHIRHKVKTSLVNNNGKLIRVHVTSLDKTTPFYKEKQMQQEKTAYFTMQYGNVNPEMTFANFLVTPENDLPFRILQEFTKPSEDATGFPFNPIYLFGPEGSGKTHLMQAAVNVLRESGGKILYVASDLFTEHLVSAIRSGEMQRFRSFYRNVDALFIEDIEVFSGKGATQEEFFHTFNSLQTEGKLIVISSAYAPADLKAMEERLISRFEWGVAVLIHPLTKEGLRSFLMRQTEQLSIRIEDSALDFLIHALSSNMKALLHALTLLSKRVAYKKLTQQLLYEDDIQSLLHDVLEAAESVRLTPSGIVHAVAKYYGVSPESILGRSQSREYVLPRQVAMYLCRQKLSLSYVRIGDVFSRDHSTVISSIRAISQKVEEGGHDISIATQDLMKYLTSAYKSLEFFPEEEIPC, encoded by the coding sequence ATGCGGGCGTGGGAAGACTTTCTTTTGCTACAAGAAAAAGAAATCGGTACGAGTACTGTAGACAAATGGTTAAGGTCGTTAAAAGTCCTATGCTTTGATGCGTGTAATTTGTATCTTGAAGCCAAAGATTCTTTTCAAGTGACTTGGTTTGAGGAGCATATACGCCACAAGGTAAAAACAAGTTTAGTGAATAATAACGGGAAGTTAATTCGTGTTCACGTTACTTCCCTCGATAAAACTACTCCTTTCTATAAAGAAAAGCAGATGCAGCAGGAAAAAACTGCCTATTTTACTATGCAGTATGGCAATGTCAATCCTGAAATGACTTTTGCTAATTTTCTTGTGACACCTGAAAATGACTTGCCGTTTCGTATTTTACAGGAGTTTACAAAACCTTCAGAAGATGCTACAGGCTTTCCTTTTAACCCCATTTATCTTTTTGGACCAGAGGGGTCGGGGAAAACACATTTAATGCAAGCTGCTGTAAATGTTCTTCGGGAATCTGGGGGTAAAATTCTTTACGTTGCTTCAGATTTATTTACTGAACATTTAGTTTCTGCCATACGTTCTGGAGAAATGCAGAGATTTCGTTCTTTTTACCGTAATGTCGATGCTTTATTTATAGAGGACATAGAAGTATTCTCGGGTAAAGGAGCTACTCAGGAAGAGTTTTTCCATACTTTTAATTCCTTGCAAACAGAAGGTAAGTTGATTGTTATCTCATCGGCATATGCTCCTGCAGACTTAAAAGCAATGGAAGAACGCTTAATTAGTCGTTTTGAATGGGGAGTCGCTGTTCTTATCCATCCTTTAACGAAAGAGGGATTAAGAAGTTTTCTCATGCGACAAACAGAGCAATTATCTATCCGCATAGAAGACTCAGCTTTGGACTTCTTAATTCACGCACTATCTTCAAACATGAAAGCGCTACTACATGCGTTAACTTTGCTTTCAAAGCGTGTTGCTTATAAAAAACTAACTCAGCAACTGCTCTATGAAGATGATATACAATCTCTCTTACACGATGTATTAGAAGCTGCGGAAAGTGTGCGTTTAACTCCTTCAGGAATTGTGCATGCTGTGGCTAAGTATTATGGAGTGTCTCCAGAGAGTATTTTAGGGCGTTCACAATCTCGAGAGTATGTCTTGCCTAGACAAGTCGCTATGTACTTATGTCGGCAGAAATTGTCTTTATCCTACGTAAGGATAGGGGATGTATTTTCTAGAGATCATTCAACAGTAATTTCATCAATACGTGCTATTTCTCAAAAAGTAGAAGAAGGTGGGCACGACATTAGTATTGCTACGCAAGACTTAATGAAGTATTTAACTTCAGCGTATAAGAGTCTTGAGTTTTTCCCTGAAGAAGAAATCCCTTGTTAG